In Pseudopipra pipra isolate bDixPip1 chromosome 5, bDixPip1.hap1, whole genome shotgun sequence, the following proteins share a genomic window:
- the ATF4 gene encoding cyclic AMP-dependent transcription factor ATF-4, with translation MSFLNNEMLLGDSISPFSQPCSVAEESLGLLDDYLEVAEPLGSHGFSSDKAKAVSSNWLAVDSLGNTIDSSQEDAFSGMEWMVEKMDLKEFDFDALLGVEHLEATVSPDELMATLEDTCDLLFNATIQEFHNKELPLINDLITHVPESPIAADPMIPLASASLWSFPLSPGSLTSTPDHSFSLELGSEVDVLEGERKQECPAVVVVITKSEKEEENHSDDSGICMSPDSYLGTPQHSPTNSVGSPNGNQLPADATCGSVRSKPYDHPAEKVVSAKVKGEKKIDKKLKKMEQNKTAATRYRQKKRAEQEALSGECRELEQKNQALKEKADSLSKEIQYLKDLIEEVRKAKGRRARVPE, from the exons ATGAGCTTCTTGAACAACGAGATGCTGTTGGGGGATTCAATATCCCCCTTCAGCCAGCCGTGTTCGGTGGCTGAGGAAAGTCTGGGACTCCTAGATGACTACCTGGAGGTGGCCGAGCCCCTCGGTTCGCATGGGTTCTCCAGCGACAAGGCTAAGGCAGTCTCCTCCAATTGGCTTGCTGTGGACAGTTTAGGCAACACCATAGATAGCAGCCAGG aGGATGCCTTCTCTGGCATGGAGTGGATGGTGGAGAAGATGGATCTGAAGGAATTTGATTTTGATGCCCTGTTAGGTGTGGAACATCTGGAAGCCACCGTCTCACCAGACGAGCTGATGGCCACGTTGGAAGACACGTGTGATCTCCTATTTAATGCTACCATCCAGGAATTTCACAACAAAGAACTTCCACTGATAAATGACCTAATCACCCATGTCCCCGAATCTCCAATTGCAGCAGATCCAATGATCCCATTGGCTTCTGCTTCCCTTTGgtcttttcccctctccccagggTCTCTGACTTCCACTCCAGACCACTCATTTAGTTTAGAATTAGGTAGTGAAGTGGATGTtctggaaggagaaagaaaacaggagtGCCCTGCTGTTGTGGTAGTGATCACCAAGTctgagaaagaggaggagaaccATTCCGATGATAGCGGAATATGCATGAGCCCAGACTCCTACCTGGGAACCCCCCAACATAGCCCCACCAATTCAGTCGGATCCCCCAATGGCAACCAGTTGCCTGCAGATGCCACCTGTGGCTCTGTGCGGTCCAAACCATACGATCATCCTGCAGAGAAGGTAGTGTCAGCAAAggtgaaaggagaaaagaaaatagataagaaactgaaaaagatGGAGCAGAATAAGACTGCTGCCACACGTTACCGGCAGAAGAAGAGGGCAGAACAGGAGGCACTGTCTGGGGAGTGCAGAGAGTTGGAGCAGAAGAACCAGGCCCTGAAGGAGAAAGCAGATTCCCTTAGTAAGGAAATTCAGTACTTAAAAGATCTGATAGAAGAGGTCCGCAAGGCCAAGGGCAGAAGAGCTAGGGTCCCTGAATAG